From a single Pelodiscus sinensis isolate JC-2024 chromosome 4, ASM4963464v1, whole genome shotgun sequence genomic region:
- the LOC142829347 gene encoding olfactory receptor 5F1-like, producing the protein MEEGNRSWVSEFILSGLTDRLELQVPLFILFLLIYIITVLGNGGMILLITIDPRLHTPMYFFLQNLSFCDICCSSVSAPKMLQNFLSEKKSISYAGCYLQMYFGIIFQDVECLLLAVMAYDRYVAISNPLRYTLTMPRQRCNQLMAGVYGVALADSAIIICFSLQLSFCSSNVMKNFFCDTPPLLALSCSDTHINEIVLLVSVCYTTVFSIVTILLSYVCVIFTILQIRSAEGRRKAFSTCTCHLTAVAMFHGSQLFMYLRPTSSYSMETDKIASVFYTVVIPMLNPIIYSLRNKEVKGALQKAIQKPFSHA; encoded by the coding sequence ATGGAAGAAGGAAATCGCTCATGGGTATctgagttcattctctctggATTGACGGATCGTCTGGAATTGCAGGTCCCTCTCTTTATtttgttcctactgatttataTTATCACCGTATTGGGAAATGGGGGGATGATCTTGTTAATCACAATTGACCCCCGACTCCACAcgcccatgtactttttcctccagAATTTGTCTTTTTGTGATATCTGTTGTTCCTCAGTAAGTGCCCCTAAGATGCTGCAAAATTTCTTATCTGAGAAGAAAAGCATTTCGTACGCTGGTTGCTATTTACAAATGTACTTTGGTATCATTTTTCAAGATgttgagtgtctcttgctggctgtgatggcgtatgaccgttatgtggccatttCTAACCCGCTACGCTATACGCTCACTATGCCGAGACAGCGTTGTAACCAGCTGATGGCTGGAGTCTATGGGGTGGCATTGGCTGATTCAGCGATAATCATCTGTTTTTCACTCCAGCTGTCATTCTGCAGCTCCAACGTTATGAAAAATTTCTTCTGTGACACACCCCCACTGCTggcgctctcctgctctgacacacACATCAATGAGATTGTGCTGTTAGTCTCTGTATGCTACACTACAGTGTTCAGCATTGTGACCATCCTCCTCTCGTATGTCTGTGTCATCTTCACCATCCTACAGATCCGCTCAGCTGAAGGACggcgcaaagccttctccacctgcacttgTCACTTGACAGCGGTGGCCATGTTCCATGGCAGCCAACTCTTCATGTATTTACGTCCTACGTCCAGCTATTCCATGGAAACAGACAAAATAGCCTCAGTGTTCTACACGGtggtgatccccatgttgaaccccatcatctacagcctgaggaacaaggaggtgaAGGGTGCCCTGCAGAAAGCAATACAGAAACCTTTCTCTCATGCTTAA